In one window of Streptomyces sp. NBC_01224 DNA:
- a CDS encoding GNAT family N-acetyltransferase, with protein sequence MTIRTTPDVLVRDMTVDDCDAVARVRVRGWQAAYAGLMPQSHLDAMDIAEDAERRRGFFTEDNPVVNVVAERAGLGVIGWACYGPYRENGRRLARGELYAIYVLPEQIGTGAGRALMAQVLTRATADGFPDLALWVLKENAPARRFYERSGFRPDGAEEPFEVDGVLVPEVRYVRALGTP encoded by the coding sequence ATGACGATACGGACCACGCCCGATGTGCTCGTACGGGACATGACTGTCGACGACTGCGATGCGGTCGCGAGAGTCCGGGTGCGCGGCTGGCAGGCCGCGTACGCCGGACTGATGCCGCAGTCGCATCTGGACGCCATGGACATCGCCGAGGACGCGGAGCGGCGCCGTGGATTCTTCACCGAGGACAACCCGGTAGTGAATGTGGTGGCCGAACGGGCGGGCCTCGGTGTGATCGGCTGGGCCTGCTACGGCCCGTACCGCGAGAACGGCAGACGGCTGGCGCGGGGCGAGCTGTACGCGATCTATGTGCTGCCCGAGCAGATCGGGACCGGAGCCGGCCGCGCCCTGATGGCGCAGGTGCTCACCCGCGCCACCGCGGACGGCTTTCCGGACCTGGCGCTCTGGGTGCTGAAGGAGAATGCCCCGGCCCGCCGCTTCTACGAGCGCTCGGGTTTCCGCCCCGACGGCGCCGAGGAGCCCTTCGAGGTCGACGGCGTACTCGTGCCCGAGGTGCGGTACGTGCGCGCCCTCGGCACCCCTTGA
- a CDS encoding alpha/beta hydrolase, with translation MTKRPGILFAVGATVAGLVTAAPSPATADNGARHTAAELRWTDCGTKSYPSLQCSSVSTPLDHDDPSGRQITLALSRIPHTAKTFQGPLLVNPGGPGGSGLSMAGFVASSLPKSVAAQYDVIGFDPRGVGRSEPALDCVPNYFDPLRPDSVPDSLAVEDANRNRARSFAQACGEKYPDLLPYMDTVSAAKDLDVIRQATGSQQLNYFGYSYGTYLGAVYAKLFPERVRRLVLDSNVDPEGVWYEDNIGQNYAFDARHKAFAAWVAKHDTTYRLGSDPAKVEDAWYAMRAAVKAHPAGGKVGASELEDTFLPGGYYNGYWPYLADAFAAYVNDQDQDALVKAYEKFGAVDAKADNGYSVYSAVQCRDTQWPRQWNTWRNDSWKVHDKARFFTWNNTWYNAPCVDWPVEPLNPVRVSNDSLPPVLLFQATEDAATPYEGGVTLHRKLRDSSLVVEQGGGNHGITLSGNDCLDTYLADYLDKGTVPRGKGSGADADAVCAKSPDPKPLTGRAAVESARGTGSGSRGSILHGLLGFRG, from the coding sequence ATGACGAAACGTCCAGGAATTCTGTTCGCCGTCGGTGCGACGGTCGCCGGTCTGGTGACCGCCGCCCCGTCCCCGGCGACCGCCGACAACGGTGCGCGGCACACCGCGGCCGAGCTCAGATGGACCGACTGCGGCACCAAGTCGTACCCGAGTCTGCAGTGCTCATCGGTCAGTACGCCGCTCGATCATGACGATCCGTCGGGTCGGCAGATCACCCTCGCCCTGTCCCGGATCCCGCACACCGCGAAGACCTTCCAGGGTCCCCTGCTGGTCAACCCGGGCGGCCCCGGGGGCAGCGGCCTCTCGATGGCCGGCTTCGTGGCGTCCTCGCTGCCGAAGTCGGTTGCCGCGCAGTACGACGTGATCGGGTTCGACCCGCGCGGCGTCGGTCGGAGCGAGCCCGCACTGGACTGCGTACCGAATTACTTCGATCCGCTGCGCCCCGACTCGGTGCCGGACTCGCTCGCGGTCGAGGATGCCAACCGCAACCGGGCCCGTTCGTTCGCGCAGGCATGTGGCGAGAAGTACCCGGATCTGCTGCCCTACATGGACACGGTCAGCGCCGCCAAGGACCTCGATGTGATCCGGCAGGCAACCGGTTCCCAGCAGCTCAACTACTTCGGGTACTCGTACGGGACCTACCTCGGCGCGGTGTACGCCAAGCTGTTCCCGGAGCGGGTGCGGCGCCTGGTCCTCGACTCGAACGTCGACCCGGAGGGCGTCTGGTACGAAGACAACATCGGCCAGAATTACGCCTTCGACGCCCGTCACAAGGCGTTCGCCGCCTGGGTCGCGAAGCACGACACCACGTACCGGCTCGGCAGCGACCCGGCGAAGGTCGAGGATGCCTGGTACGCGATGCGTGCCGCCGTCAAGGCGCACCCCGCGGGCGGGAAGGTCGGGGCGAGCGAGCTGGAGGACACCTTCCTGCCCGGCGGCTACTACAACGGCTACTGGCCCTATCTGGCCGATGCGTTCGCGGCGTATGTGAACGACCAGGACCAGGACGCGCTCGTGAAGGCGTACGAGAAGTTCGGCGCGGTCGACGCGAAGGCCGACAACGGGTACTCGGTCTACTCGGCCGTGCAGTGCCGCGACACCCAGTGGCCCCGTCAGTGGAACACCTGGCGCAACGACAGCTGGAAGGTGCACGACAAGGCACGCTTCTTCACCTGGAACAACACCTGGTACAACGCCCCATGCGTCGACTGGCCGGTGGAGCCGCTGAACCCGGTACGGGTCTCCAACGACAGCCTGCCGCCGGTGCTGCTCTTCCAGGCCACGGAGGACGCGGCCACGCCGTACGAGGGCGGAGTCACCCTGCACCGCAAGCTGCGCGACTCCAGCCTGGTGGTCGAGCAGGGCGGCGGCAATCACGGCATCACCCTGAGCGGCAACGACTGTCTGGACACCTATCTGGCGGACTATCTCGACAAGGGCACCGTCCCGCGCGGCAAAGGCAGCGGGGCCGACGCGGACGCGGTCTGCGCCAAGTCCCCCGACCCGAAGCCGCTGACCGGCAGGGCGGCGGTGGAGTCGGCCCGGGGAACGGGTTCCGGCAGCAGGGGCAGCATCCTGCACGGCCTGCTCGGCTTCCGCGGCTGA
- a CDS encoding protein meaA codes for MSDRQKDRPWLMRTYAGHSTAEASNELYRRNLAKGQTGLSVAFDLPTQTGYDPDHILARGEVGRVGVPVSHLGDMRRLFQDIPLEQMNTSMTINATAMWLLALYQVVAEEQGADATRLQGTTQNDIVKEYLSRGTHVFPPGPSLRLTTDMITYTVSHIPKWNPINICSYHLQEAGATPVQEIAYAMSTAIAVLDAVRDSGQVPEEKFGDVVARISFFVNAGVRFIEEMCKMRAFGRIWDRITGERYGITDAKRRRFRYGVQVNSLGLTEAQPENNVQRIVLEMLAVTLSKDARARAVQLPAWNEALGLPRPWDQQWSLRIQQVLAHESDLLEYEDIFAGSHVIEAKVDELVTESLAEIDRIQRMGGAMAAVESGYLKSELVSSHAARRARIEGGEEKIVGVNIYETTEPNPLTADLDGAIMTVDPANEAKVVTALHEWRDNRDETRASEALAALKKAAAGTENMMEATVECARAGVTTGEWSWALRDVFGEFRAPTGVSSAPVAVTAEAGTPLALVREKVARTAADLGAGRLRLLVGKPGLDGHSNGAEQIAVRARDAGFEVVYQGIRLTPEQIVSAALAEDVHCVGLSILSGSHAELVPDVLTRLREAGAADIPVIAGGIIPPADATALIEAGVAAVFTPKDFGITEIIGRIVDEIRKANKLDPLEVPA; via the coding sequence ATGAGTGACCGTCAGAAGGACCGCCCGTGGCTCATGCGGACGTACGCCGGTCACTCGACCGCCGAGGCGTCCAACGAGCTCTACCGGCGCAACCTCGCCAAGGGCCAGACGGGCCTGTCGGTCGCCTTCGACCTGCCGACGCAGACCGGGTACGACCCCGATCACATCCTCGCCCGCGGCGAGGTCGGCCGGGTCGGCGTGCCCGTGTCGCACCTCGGTGACATGCGCCGGCTTTTCCAGGACATCCCCCTTGAGCAGATGAACACCTCAATGACGATCAACGCCACCGCGATGTGGCTGCTGGCGCTCTACCAGGTGGTCGCGGAGGAACAGGGCGCCGACGCCACCAGGCTCCAGGGCACCACGCAGAACGACATCGTCAAGGAGTACCTCTCGCGCGGGACGCATGTCTTCCCGCCCGGTCCTTCGCTGCGGCTGACCACCGACATGATCACGTACACGGTCAGCCACATCCCGAAGTGGAACCCGATCAACATCTGCAGTTACCACCTGCAGGAGGCGGGAGCCACTCCGGTCCAGGAGATCGCCTACGCCATGTCGACGGCCATCGCGGTCCTGGACGCCGTACGCGATTCCGGTCAGGTGCCCGAGGAGAAGTTCGGCGATGTGGTCGCGCGGATCTCCTTCTTCGTGAACGCGGGCGTCCGCTTCATCGAGGAGATGTGCAAGATGCGCGCCTTCGGCCGCATCTGGGACCGGATCACCGGCGAGCGGTACGGCATCACCGACGCCAAGCGGCGCCGCTTCCGCTACGGCGTCCAGGTCAACTCGCTCGGTCTGACCGAGGCACAGCCGGAGAACAACGTCCAGCGCATCGTCCTGGAGATGCTGGCCGTCACCCTCTCCAAGGACGCCCGCGCCCGGGCCGTCCAGCTGCCGGCCTGGAACGAGGCACTGGGGCTCCCCCGGCCCTGGGACCAGCAGTGGTCGCTCCGTATCCAGCAGGTGCTCGCGCACGAGAGCGATCTGCTGGAGTACGAGGACATCTTCGCCGGATCGCACGTCATCGAGGCCAAGGTGGACGAGCTGGTCACCGAGTCGCTTGCCGAGATCGACCGGATCCAGCGGATGGGCGGCGCCATGGCGGCCGTCGAGTCCGGCTATCTGAAGTCCGAGCTGGTCTCCTCGCACGCCGCCCGCCGGGCCCGGATCGAGGGCGGCGAGGAGAAGATCGTCGGCGTCAACATCTACGAGACGACCGAACCGAACCCGCTCACCGCGGACCTCGACGGGGCGATCATGACGGTCGACCCCGCCAATGAGGCCAAGGTCGTCACAGCCCTCCACGAGTGGCGCGACAACCGTGACGAGACCCGTGCCTCCGAGGCGCTGGCGGCCCTGAAGAAGGCCGCGGCCGGCACCGAGAACATGATGGAAGCGACCGTGGAGTGCGCCCGCGCGGGTGTCACCACCGGCGAGTGGTCCTGGGCGCTGCGTGATGTCTTCGGCGAGTTCCGGGCTCCGACGGGCGTCTCGTCCGCTCCGGTCGCGGTCACCGCGGAGGCCGGGACACCGCTCGCCCTGGTCCGCGAGAAGGTCGCCCGCACCGCGGCCGACCTGGGCGCCGGGCGGCTGCGGCTGCTGGTCGGCAAGCCGGGCCTGGACGGGCACTCCAATGGCGCCGAGCAGATCGCCGTACGGGCCCGTGACGCCGGCTTCGAGGTCGTCTACCAGGGAATCAGGCTGACCCCCGAACAGATCGTCTCGGCCGCGCTCGCCGAGGACGTGCACTGCGTCGGTCTGTCGATCCTGTCGGGTTCGCACGCCGAACTCGTCCCCGACGTACTCACCCGGCTGCGCGAGGCGGGCGCCGCCGACATCCCGGTGATCGCGGGCGGGATCATTCCGCCCGCCGACGCCACCGCGCTGATCGAGGCGGGCGTCGCCGCCGTATTCACCCCGAAGGATTTCGGTATCACGGAGATCATCGGCCGTATCGTCGACGAGATCCGGAAAGCGAACAAGCTCGACCCTCTGGAGGTCCCCGCATGA
- a CDS encoding 3-hydroxyacyl-CoA dehydrogenase family protein, whose translation MDTPLSTIAVVGLGTMGTGIAEVLARAGHEVIGIDINDAAARQAVAALEAATARAVRRERITEEERSDILARFCTFGDLQAAVEAELVIEVVPESYEIKQQLFRELDAIVSPTAILATGTNALSVTRLAAESLHPERVLGLHFFNPAPAMKLVEVVSSVLTAPPAVEAVTALARSLGKEPVEVGDRPGFVADGLLFGYLNQAAAMYEANYASREDIDAAMKLGCGLPMGPLTLLDLIGIDTARTVLEAMYSASHDRLHAPAPILRQLSEAGLTGRKSGRGFYTYTESGSQTVVPDALTPRESTSAADGRAVRSVGVAGSGTMASGIAEVFAKAGYDVVLAARSQEKADTAKGRIAKSLERSVTKGRLTAEARDETLARITAAGSLDAFADVDLAVEAVAEDLSVKQQLFGTMDKVCKPGAVLATTTSSLPVVAIARATSRPQDVVGMHFFNPAPAMKLVEVVRTVLTADDVHATVREVCVKVRKHPVDCGDRAGFIVNALLFPYLNNAIKMVEEHYASLDDIDAAMKLGGGYPMGPFELLDVVGLDVSLAIEKVLHSEFRDPGLAPAPLLEHLVAAGCLGRKTGRGFREYARR comes from the coding sequence ATGGACACCCCGCTCAGCACCATTGCCGTCGTCGGTCTCGGCACCATGGGCACCGGCATTGCCGAAGTCCTGGCCCGCGCCGGCCACGAGGTCATCGGTATCGACATCAACGACGCGGCCGCCCGTCAGGCCGTCGCCGCCCTGGAAGCCGCGACCGCTCGCGCCGTACGGCGCGAGCGGATCACGGAGGAGGAGCGCAGCGACATCCTCGCCCGGTTCTGTACCTTCGGTGACCTCCAGGCCGCCGTGGAGGCGGAGCTGGTCATCGAGGTCGTGCCCGAGTCGTACGAGATCAAGCAGCAGCTCTTCCGGGAGCTCGACGCGATCGTCTCCCCGACCGCGATCCTGGCGACCGGCACCAACGCCCTGTCGGTCACCCGGCTCGCCGCCGAATCTCTGCACCCCGAGCGCGTGCTCGGTCTGCACTTCTTCAACCCGGCGCCCGCGATGAAGCTGGTCGAGGTGGTCTCCTCGGTGCTGACCGCACCGCCGGCCGTCGAGGCCGTCACCGCGCTCGCCCGCAGCCTGGGCAAGGAGCCGGTCGAGGTCGGCGACCGGCCGGGCTTCGTGGCCGACGGGCTGCTGTTCGGGTACCTCAACCAGGCCGCCGCGATGTACGAGGCGAACTACGCCTCCCGTGAGGACATCGACGCGGCGATGAAGCTGGGCTGCGGCCTGCCGATGGGCCCGCTCACCCTCCTCGACCTGATCGGGATCGACACCGCCCGCACCGTCCTGGAGGCGATGTACTCCGCGTCGCACGACCGGCTGCACGCCCCGGCCCCCATCCTCAGGCAGCTCAGCGAGGCGGGGCTGACCGGCCGCAAGTCGGGCCGCGGGTTCTACACGTACACGGAATCCGGCAGCCAGACCGTGGTGCCGGACGCGCTGACCCCGCGGGAGAGCACGTCGGCGGCCGACGGACGCGCGGTGCGCTCGGTGGGCGTCGCGGGCTCCGGGACGATGGCTTCGGGGATCGCCGAGGTCTTCGCGAAGGCCGGCTACGACGTGGTGCTCGCCGCCCGCAGCCAGGAGAAGGCGGACACGGCGAAGGGCCGGATCGCCAAGTCCCTGGAGCGTTCCGTCACCAAGGGGCGGCTGACCGCCGAGGCGCGGGACGAAACCCTGGCCCGGATCACCGCAGCCGGTTCGCTGGACGCCTTCGCCGATGTCGATCTCGCGGTCGAGGCGGTCGCCGAGGACCTGTCGGTCAAGCAGCAGCTGTTCGGGACGATGGACAAGGTCTGCAAGCCGGGTGCGGTGCTCGCCACCACCACCTCGTCACTGCCGGTCGTGGCGATCGCGCGGGCCACCTCGCGCCCGCAGGACGTCGTCGGGATGCACTTCTTCAACCCGGCACCCGCGATGAAGCTGGTCGAGGTCGTCCGTACGGTACTCACCGCCGACGATGTCCACGCCACCGTCCGCGAGGTGTGCGTCAAGGTCCGCAAGCACCCGGTGGACTGCGGGGACCGGGCCGGCTTCATCGTGAACGCGCTGCTGTTCCCGTACCTCAACAACGCGATCAAGATGGTCGAGGAGCACTACGCGAGCCTCGACGACATCGACGCCGCGATGAAGCTGGGCGGCGGCTACCCGATGGGCCCGTTCGAGCTCCTCGACGTCGTCGGACTCGATGTCTCGCTCGCCATCGAGAAGGTGCTGCACAGCGAGTTCCGCGACCCGGGCCTGGCCCCGGCTCCGTTGCTGGAGCATCTGGTGGCCGCCGGCTGCCTCGGTCGCAAGACGGGGCGCGGCTTCCGCGAATATGCCCGGCGCTGA
- a CDS encoding GNAT family N-acetyltransferase: MNHDRDTLLTLFDREMREHARPDGPGVRVERAGDVVRQVGAADDWNGVVWSAPDLDAVRADAAIAAQVAHYTALGHDEFEWKLYAHDRPADLAERLLAAGFEAEEPETLLVAPVADLSTAVEVPEGVRLRTVSDADDVELMARAHEQAFGSDWSRLRHQVLARLSEDPDSFVGVLAMAGDEPVSSARMELYPGTGFAGLWGGGTVEAWRGRGVYRSLVAFRARIAAERGYGYLQVDASDQSSPILQRLGFLALSTTIPYVYRPSR; this comes from the coding sequence ATGAATCATGATCGCGACACACTTCTGACCCTTTTCGACCGCGAAATGCGCGAGCACGCCCGCCCCGACGGCCCCGGCGTCCGGGTCGAGCGCGCCGGTGATGTCGTACGGCAGGTCGGCGCGGCCGACGACTGGAACGGTGTCGTGTGGTCGGCCCCGGACCTGGATGCCGTACGGGCGGACGCGGCGATCGCGGCACAGGTGGCGCACTACACGGCGCTGGGACACGACGAGTTCGAGTGGAAGCTGTACGCGCACGACCGGCCGGCGGATCTGGCGGAGCGGCTGCTGGCGGCCGGTTTCGAGGCGGAGGAGCCGGAGACCCTGCTGGTCGCCCCGGTGGCGGACCTCTCGACGGCGGTGGAAGTGCCCGAGGGCGTCCGGCTGCGCACCGTGAGTGACGCGGACGATGTGGAACTGATGGCCCGTGCCCATGAGCAGGCATTCGGCTCGGACTGGTCGCGGCTGCGGCATCAGGTGCTGGCCAGGCTGTCCGAGGACCCGGACAGCTTCGTCGGCGTCCTCGCCATGGCGGGCGACGAGCCGGTGAGTTCGGCCAGGATGGAGCTGTACCCGGGCACGGGCTTCGCGGGGCTCTGGGGCGGCGGAACGGTCGAGGCGTGGCGCGGGAGGGGCGTCTACCGGTCCCTGGTCGCCTTCCGCGCCCGGATCGCGGCGGAGCGCGGCTACGGCTACCTTCAGGTCGACGCCTCCGATCAGAGCAGCCCGATCCTCCAGCGACTCGGATTCCTGGCCCTGAGCACCACGATTCCTTACGTGTACCGGCCCTCACGCTGA
- a CDS encoding TetR family transcriptional regulator: MSQPARSPRVSAAPDAPESAAGTRAAAQRLKMRRELAAAAMELFATKGYEATTVDEIAGAAGVARRTFFRHFRSKEEAIFPDHDDTLVRAEAVLNAAPAHEHPLDTVCRGIKEVMKMYAAKPAVSVARYKLTREVPTLREAEIASVARYERLFTRYLLGHFDERDHHVGNDDPLLAEVAASAVVTAHNHVLRRWLRAGGEGDVEAQLDHAFSIVRDTFGTGIGAGRIVGTEPAKQPAASVTSQGEVLVTVARTDAPLEEVMRTIQQALKNR; this comes from the coding sequence ATGTCCCAGCCCGCCAGGTCCCCCCGTGTCTCCGCCGCACCCGACGCCCCGGAGAGTGCCGCAGGCACGCGCGCCGCCGCCCAACGGCTCAAGATGCGCCGCGAACTGGCCGCCGCAGCGATGGAGCTCTTCGCCACGAAGGGGTACGAGGCGACGACGGTCGACGAGATCGCGGGCGCCGCGGGAGTTGCCCGGCGGACCTTCTTCCGGCACTTCCGCTCCAAGGAAGAGGCGATCTTCCCGGACCACGACGACACCCTCGTCAGGGCCGAGGCCGTCCTCAATGCCGCCCCCGCGCACGAGCACCCGCTCGACACCGTCTGCCGCGGCATCAAGGAAGTCATGAAGATGTACGCGGCGAAGCCCGCGGTCTCCGTGGCCCGCTACAAGCTGACCCGTGAGGTCCCGACCCTGCGCGAGGCGGAGATCGCCTCGGTGGCCCGCTACGAGCGGCTGTTCACGCGCTATCTGCTGGGCCACTTCGACGAGCGCGACCATCATGTCGGCAATGACGACCCGCTGCTCGCGGAGGTCGCGGCTTCCGCCGTCGTCACCGCGCACAACCATGTGCTGCGCCGCTGGCTGCGGGCGGGCGGCGAGGGCGATGTGGAGGCCCAGCTCGACCATGCCTTCTCGATCGTCCGCGACACGTTCGGGACCGGCATCGGCGCGGGCCGGATCGTCGGCACCGAACCGGCGAAGCAGCCGGCCGCTTCGGTGACGTCCCAGGGCGAGGTACTCGTCACGGTGGCGCGGACGGACGCGCCCCTCGAAGAAGTGATGCGCACGATCCAGCAGGCACTCAAGAACCGCTGA
- a CDS encoding adenylosuccinate lyase, which yields MDEEFRSLTDRLADEAGESAAYRRLLATDDDEELARVLVERERPLWAREIAAFRLGCGGDRRAFEALVLLLNHRDPERCVSAAHALVRLGDPRTPRAAAALATNNLRTAYALHPVRLLTALRAPESVPALMSTLERLLAPDDPHWRVALACVEGLGQLGDEQARPLLEAALPHPRLGGAARDALSRLRGA from the coding sequence ATGGACGAGGAGTTCCGGTCGCTGACGGACCGGCTTGCGGACGAGGCGGGCGAGTCGGCGGCGTACCGCAGACTGCTCGCCACCGACGACGACGAGGAGCTGGCCCGGGTCCTTGTGGAACGCGAACGCCCGCTCTGGGCGCGGGAGATCGCAGCGTTCAGACTCGGCTGTGGCGGCGACCGACGGGCCTTCGAGGCGCTGGTCCTGCTGCTCAACCACCGAGATCCGGAGCGCTGCGTCTCCGCCGCCCACGCCCTGGTGCGCCTCGGCGACCCCCGCACCCCCCGGGCCGCCGCCGCCCTGGCAACGAACAACCTGCGCACCGCGTACGCCCTGCACCCGGTGCGGCTGCTCACCGCGCTTCGGGCCCCGGAGTCCGTACCGGCGCTGATGAGCACCCTGGAGCGACTCCTGGCCCCGGACGATCCGCACTGGCGGGTGGCGCTCGCCTGTGTGGAAGGGCTCGGGCAGCTCGGGGACGAACAGGCCCGCCCGCTCCTGGAGGCGGCGCTGCCGCACCCGCGACTGGGCGGCGCGGCACGGGACGCGCTCAGCCGCCTGCGGGGGGCCTGA
- the ccrA gene encoding crotonyl-CoA carboxylase/reductase has translation MKEILDAIQSQDSTAADFAALSIPESYRAATVHKDETEMFAGLTTRDKDPRKSLHLDEVPVPELGPGEALVAVMASSVNYNSVWTSIFEPMATFGFLERYGKLSELTRRHDLPYHVIGSDLAGVVLRTGPGVNAWHPGDEVVAHCLSVELESSDGHNDTMLDPEQRIWGFETNFGGLAEIALVKSNQLMPKPQHLSWEEAAAPGLVNSTAYRQLVSRNGAGMKQGDNVLIWGASGGLGSYATQFALAGGANPICVVSSDQKADICRKMGAEAIIDRNAEGYKFWKDEHNQDPREWKRFGKRIRELTGGEDVDIVFEHPGRETFGASVYVTRKGGTIVTCASTSGYNHEYDNRYLWMSLKKIVGSHFANYREAWEANRLVAKGKIHPTLSKVYSLEETGQAAYDVHRNLHQGKVGVLALAPREGLGVRNEELREQHIDAINRFRDV, from the coding sequence GTGAAGGAAATCCTGGACGCGATCCAATCGCAGGACAGCACCGCCGCAGACTTCGCGGCCCTGTCCATCCCTGAGTCGTACCGCGCGGCGACCGTGCACAAGGACGAGACGGAGATGTTCGCCGGGCTCACCACCCGCGACAAGGACCCCCGCAAGTCACTGCATCTCGACGAGGTTCCGGTGCCCGAGCTCGGGCCCGGCGAGGCGCTGGTCGCCGTCATGGCCAGCTCGGTGAACTACAACTCCGTGTGGACCTCGATCTTCGAGCCGATGGCCACCTTCGGCTTCCTGGAGCGCTACGGCAAGCTCAGCGAGCTCACCAGGCGCCACGACCTGCCGTACCACGTCATCGGCTCCGACCTGGCGGGCGTCGTCCTGCGCACGGGCCCCGGCGTCAACGCCTGGCACCCGGGCGACGAGGTCGTCGCGCACTGCCTCTCGGTCGAACTGGAGTCCTCGGACGGCCACAACGACACGATGCTCGACCCCGAGCAGCGCATCTGGGGCTTCGAGACCAACTTCGGCGGCCTCGCCGAGATCGCGCTCGTCAAGTCCAACCAGCTGATGCCGAAGCCGCAGCACCTCAGCTGGGAGGAGGCCGCGGCTCCCGGCCTCGTCAACTCCACGGCGTACCGTCAGCTCGTCTCGCGCAACGGCGCGGGTATGAAGCAGGGCGACAACGTGCTGATCTGGGGCGCCAGCGGCGGACTCGGTTCATACGCCACGCAGTTCGCGCTGGCCGGTGGTGCCAACCCGATCTGTGTCGTCTCCAGCGACCAGAAGGCGGACATCTGCCGGAAGATGGGCGCCGAGGCGATCATCGACCGCAACGCCGAGGGCTACAAGTTCTGGAAGGACGAGCACAACCAGGACCCGCGCGAGTGGAAGCGGTTCGGCAAGCGCATCCGTGAGCTGACCGGCGGCGAGGACGTGGACATCGTCTTCGAGCACCCGGGCCGTGAGACGTTCGGTGCCTCCGTGTACGTGACCCGCAAGGGCGGCACGATCGTCACCTGCGCGTCCACGTCCGGCTACAACCACGAGTACGACAACCGCTACCTGTGGATGTCGCTGAAGAAGATCGTGGGCTCGCACTTCGCCAACTACCGCGAGGCGTGGGAGGCCAACCGGCTGGTGGCCAAGGGCAAGATCCACCCGACGCTGTCGAAGGTCTACTCGCTGGAGGAGACCGGCCAGGCCGCGTACGACGTCCACCGCAACCTCCACCAGGGCAAGGTCGGCGTGCTCGCACTGGCCCCCCGCGAGGGTCTGGGTGTACGCAACGAGGAGCTGCGCGAGCAGCACATCGACGCCATCAATCGCTTCCGGGATGTCTGA
- a CDS encoding HpcH/HpaI aldolase/citrate lyase family protein: MTQPVNRLRPRRSCLAVPGSNPRFLEKAQGLPADQVFLDLEDACAPLAKEGARHHIVDALNNGDWTGKTRVVRVNDWTTHWTYRDVITVVEGAGQNLDCIMLPKVQDAQQVVALDLLLTQIEKTMGFEVGKIGIEAQIENAKGLVNIDDIAAASPRLETLIFGPADFMASINMKTLVVGQQPPGYGADAYHYILMRILMAARTHDLQAIDGPFLQIRDVDAYREVAGRAAALGFDGKWVLHPGQVDAANEVFSPSQEDYDHAELILDAYEWCTSEEGGKKGSAMLGDEMIDEASRKMALVIAGKGRAAGMQRTSKFEAPEA, from the coding sequence ATGACCCAGCCCGTGAACCGTCTGCGTCCGCGGCGTTCCTGTCTGGCAGTGCCCGGCTCGAACCCGCGGTTCCTGGAGAAGGCCCAGGGCCTCCCGGCCGACCAGGTCTTCCTCGACCTGGAGGACGCCTGCGCGCCGCTCGCCAAGGAGGGCGCCCGGCACCACATCGTCGACGCGCTGAACAACGGCGACTGGACGGGCAAGACCCGGGTCGTGCGTGTCAACGACTGGACGACGCACTGGACGTACCGCGATGTGATCACGGTGGTCGAGGGCGCGGGCCAGAACCTCGACTGCATCATGCTGCCGAAGGTCCAGGACGCCCAGCAGGTCGTCGCGCTCGATCTGCTGCTCACCCAGATCGAGAAGACCATGGGCTTCGAGGTCGGGAAGATCGGCATCGAGGCGCAGATCGAGAACGCCAAGGGCCTGGTGAACATCGACGACATCGCCGCCGCCTCGCCCCGCCTGGAGACGCTGATCTTCGGCCCGGCCGACTTCATGGCCTCGATCAACATGAAGACCCTGGTCGTCGGTCAGCAGCCGCCCGGGTACGGCGCGGACGCGTACCACTACATCCTGATGCGCATTCTGATGGCGGCCCGCACGCACGACCTCCAGGCGATCGACGGCCCCTTCCTGCAGATCCGCGACGTGGACGCGTACCGCGAGGTCGCGGGTCGTGCGGCGGCGCTGGGCTTCGACGGCAAGTGGGTGCTGCACCCCGGTCAGGTCGACGCGGCCAACGAGGTGTTCTCGCCGTCGCAGGAGGACTACGACCACGCCGAGCTGATCCTCGACGCATACGAGTGGTGCACCTCGGAGGAGGGCGGCAAGAAGGGCTCGGCGATGCTCGGCGACGAGATGATCGACGAGGCGAGCCGCAAGATGGCCCTCGTCATCGCGGGCAAGGGCCGCGCGGCCGGTATGCAGCGCACCTCCAAGTTCGAAGCACCGGAGGCCTGA